The following are encoded in a window of Deinococcus aerophilus genomic DNA:
- a CDS encoding MliC family protein — protein sequence MNGHLRTAALLALSATLAGAALVQANVVPQATRPAPTTFRTLQYTCGAGQKISVTYLNYGADGPTFAVLNWNGGQYGLAPALSASGARYAALAGPVGARGGLEWWEHAGEATLSTFVDGMATPRGLLTDCKAG from the coding sequence ATGAATGGTCACCTGCGTACCGCCGCCCTCCTGGCCCTGAGCGCCACCCTGGCCGGCGCGGCTCTGGTACAGGCCAACGTGGTGCCCCAGGCCACCCGGCCTGCTCCGACCACCTTCCGCACCCTGCAGTACACCTGCGGCGCGGGGCAGAAAATCAGCGTGACCTACCTGAACTACGGCGCAGACGGCCCCACCTTCGCCGTCCTGAACTGGAACGGTGGGCAGTACGGGCTGGCCCCGGCCCTCAGCGCCAGCGGCGCACGCTACGCGGCCCTGGCTGGCCCGGTGGGGGCACGCGGCGGTCTGGAATGGTGGGAACATGCCGGAGAGGCAACGCTCAGCACCTTTGTGGACGGCATGGCGACCCCCCGAGGCCTGCTGACGGATTGCAAGGCGGGGTGA
- a CDS encoding DUF1345 domain-containing protein — MTTAERVPHAVFRPLLGAVVGAGVGLLTPAAWPWEARVLVGWVAFCAAVLGQLWPLLGSATPQRTRALALREDDTRALAGGLTLTAALVSLVGVIFTLHQASGEKGPGSIALTALAVLTVAASWLLVHTEYVLHYARLFYTGGGGVAFPREPDGTLDDPDYRDFAYLSFTIGMTFQVSDTAVTSRAFRRLLLGHAVLSYVFGTVIVAVTINGVAGLIG, encoded by the coding sequence ATGACCACCGCCGAGCGCGTTCCGCACGCCGTTTTTCGCCCGCTGCTGGGGGCGGTGGTGGGCGCGGGGGTGGGCCTGCTGACGCCCGCCGCGTGGCCCTGGGAGGCGCGGGTGCTCGTGGGCTGGGTGGCCTTCTGCGCGGCGGTGCTTGGACAGCTGTGGCCGCTGCTCGGCTCGGCCACGCCACAGCGGACGCGGGCGCTGGCCCTGCGCGAGGACGACACACGGGCGCTGGCGGGCGGCCTCACCCTGACGGCGGCGCTGGTCAGCTTGGTGGGCGTGATCTTCACGCTGCATCAGGCCAGCGGCGAGAAGGGCCCAGGTTCCATCGCCCTGACCGCGCTGGCCGTACTCACGGTGGCAGCCTCATGGCTGCTCGTCCACACCGAGTATGTGCTGCATTACGCGCGGCTGTTCTACACGGGCGGCGGCGGGGTTGCCTTTCCCAGGGAACCGGACGGCACGCTGGACGACCCCGACTACCGCGACTTCGCGTACCTGTCCTTCACCATCGGCATGACCTTTCAGGTCAGCGACACCGCCGTCACCTCACGGGCCTTCCGGCGGCTGCTGCTGGGGCACGCCGTGCTGTCCTACGTGTTCGGAACGGTTATCGTGGCCGTGACGATCAACGGGGTGGCGGGGCTGATCGGATAA
- a CDS encoding FAD binding domain-containing protein, with protein MYPVNFDYQKAASVEDALRAMADNPDLKVIAGGHSLLPAMKLRLAQPPALLDIFGLDELKGIKEDGGFYVVGAMTTHAEVLRSDLPLFPEVAGWVGDPMVRNRGTIGGSMAHADPSADYPAAALAVGAEFVIRGLGGERTVGADDMFVGMFESAVQPGELLTHIRIPKGISASVYEKYRHPASHYAIVGVALARHADGQIRAAFTGAAETALRLNKLEERLNGGQEAGTGLVDGADLLGDRFASAEYRAHLVDVLSGRAAARLG; from the coding sequence ATGTATCCAGTCAATTTTGATTACCAGAAGGCGGCCAGTGTGGAGGACGCGCTCAGGGCCATGGCCGACAACCCCGACCTCAAGGTCATCGCGGGCGGACATTCCCTACTGCCCGCCATGAAGCTGCGGCTCGCCCAGCCGCCCGCCCTGCTCGATATCTTTGGCCTGGACGAGTTGAAGGGCATCAAGGAGGACGGGGGGTTCTACGTGGTCGGCGCCATGACGACACACGCCGAGGTGCTGCGCAGCGATCTGCCCCTCTTTCCCGAGGTGGCGGGCTGGGTCGGAGACCCGATGGTGCGCAACCGGGGAACCATTGGCGGCTCGATGGCCCACGCCGATCCCAGCGCGGACTACCCGGCGGCGGCGCTGGCCGTGGGCGCAGAGTTTGTGATTCGCGGTCTGGGCGGTGAGCGGACCGTGGGGGCCGACGACATGTTTGTGGGCATGTTCGAGAGCGCCGTGCAGCCGGGCGAACTGCTGACCCACATCCGCATTCCGAAGGGAATCAGCGCGAGCGTGTACGAGAAATACCGTCACCCGGCCAGCCACTACGCCATCGTGGGGGTGGCGCTGGCCCGCCACGCCGACGGGCAGATCCGGGCAGCTTTCACGGGCGCGGCCGAGACGGCGCTGCGGCTGAACAAGCTGGAAGAACGTCTGAACGGAGGCCAGGAGGCCGGGACCGGGCTGGTGGACGGCGCAGACCTGCTGGGCGACCGGTTCGCCAGCGCCGAATACCGCGCGCACCTCGTGGACGTGCTTTCGGGGCGGGCAGCGGCAAGACTGGGTTAG
- a CDS encoding xanthine dehydrogenase family protein molybdopterin-binding subunit, which translates to MTSNPGDSRSDKYFGQALKRKEDPRFITGAGNYTDDIVLPGMLHAAMVRSPYPHAKITGINKDSVTGMPGVVAVMTGQDIKDAGIGSIPVGWLLPELKTPAHPAIALDEANHVGDIVAVVVAENRALAEDAAALLEVDYEPLPSVAFAGAAVAEGAPVVHDDVPGNVAFNWEIGDPVAVQEGFNRAHKTVKLRLTNQRLIPNAIEPRASLAQFTPASGEYLLYTTSQNPHIHRLILAAFVMNIPEHKLRVISPDVGGGFGSKIFQYQEEVIVLLAARTLGRPVKWTARRSEAFVSDMQGRDHETETEMAVDENGKMLAFRVNTLANLGAYQTLFAPAVPTYLYGTLCNGVYKLPAVHVKVQGVMTNTVPVDAYRGAGRPEATYAVERTVDAMAHALGEDPAEFRRKNFIQPDEFPYQTPVALVYDSGNYEPALDMALNMMKYPELRAEQARMKGGNKILGVGVISYLEACGLAPSALVGQLGAQAGQWESSLVRVYPTGKVELFTGSHSHGQGHETAFPQIAADELQIPIEDIDLVHGDTGRMPYGWGTYGSRSAAVGGSALKVALQKITAKAKKIAAHLLEASEEDVEHADGVFRIKGAPDQAKTFFDVALMAHLAHSLPDGMEPGLEATAFYDPKNFVYPFGTHVAVVEIDTDTGKVELRNYGCVDDCGPLINPLIAEGQVHGGIAQGAGQALWEEGAYDEEGNLLSGSYMEYTMPRADDLPMYQIDHTVTPSPHNPLGVKGIGEAGTIASSSAVANAVLDALWQECGIEHLDMPYTAEKVWKAIREARGEMGQAADD; encoded by the coding sequence ATGACCAGCAACCCAGGCGACTCCCGCAGCGACAAGTATTTCGGTCAGGCCCTCAAGCGCAAGGAAGACCCCCGCTTCATCACCGGTGCGGGCAACTACACCGATGACATCGTGCTGCCGGGCATGCTGCACGCGGCCATGGTCCGCAGCCCGTACCCGCACGCGAAGATCACCGGCATCAACAAGGACAGTGTGACGGGCATGCCCGGTGTGGTGGCGGTCATGACCGGCCAGGACATCAAGGACGCGGGCATCGGCAGCATTCCGGTTGGCTGGCTGCTGCCTGAACTCAAGACGCCGGCGCACCCCGCTATTGCGCTGGATGAGGCCAACCACGTCGGCGACATCGTGGCGGTGGTGGTGGCCGAGAACCGCGCCCTGGCCGAGGACGCCGCCGCGCTGCTGGAAGTGGATTACGAGCCCCTGCCGTCGGTGGCCTTTGCGGGCGCCGCCGTCGCGGAGGGAGCACCTGTGGTCCACGACGACGTGCCGGGCAACGTGGCCTTCAACTGGGAAATCGGTGATCCGGTGGCCGTGCAGGAGGGTTTTAACCGCGCCCACAAAACGGTCAAACTCCGGCTCACCAACCAGCGCCTGATTCCCAATGCCATTGAGCCGCGCGCCTCGCTGGCCCAGTTCACGCCGGCCAGCGGCGAGTACCTGCTGTACACCACCTCGCAGAACCCGCACATCCACCGCCTGATCCTGGCCGCGTTCGTCATGAACATTCCCGAACACAAGCTGCGCGTGATCAGCCCGGACGTGGGCGGGGGCTTCGGGTCCAAGATCTTTCAGTACCAGGAAGAGGTCATTGTGCTGCTGGCCGCCCGCACGCTGGGCCGACCGGTGAAGTGGACGGCGCGGCGCAGCGAGGCCTTTGTCAGCGACATGCAGGGCCGCGACCATGAAACCGAGACCGAGATGGCTGTGGACGAGAACGGTAAGATGCTCGCCTTCCGGGTCAATACCCTGGCGAACCTGGGGGCGTACCAGACCCTGTTCGCGCCCGCCGTGCCCACCTACCTGTACGGCACGCTGTGCAACGGGGTGTACAAGCTGCCCGCCGTCCACGTCAAGGTGCAGGGCGTCATGACGAACACCGTGCCGGTGGACGCCTACCGCGGTGCGGGCCGCCCCGAGGCCACCTACGCCGTCGAGCGCACGGTGGACGCCATGGCCCACGCGCTGGGCGAGGATCCCGCCGAGTTCCGCCGCAAGAACTTTATTCAGCCGGATGAGTTTCCGTACCAGACGCCGGTGGCCCTGGTCTACGACAGCGGCAACTATGAGCCTGCCCTCGACATGGCCCTGAACATGATGAAGTACCCCGAACTGCGCGCCGAGCAGGCACGCATGAAGGGCGGCAACAAGATTCTGGGCGTGGGCGTCATCAGCTACCTGGAAGCCTGCGGGCTCGCGCCGTCGGCCCTGGTGGGGCAGCTCGGCGCGCAGGCCGGGCAGTGGGAATCGAGTTTGGTGCGCGTGTACCCCACCGGCAAGGTGGAACTGTTCACCGGATCGCACAGCCACGGGCAGGGCCACGAGACGGCCTTTCCGCAGATTGCCGCCGATGAACTGCAAATCCCTATCGAGGACATTGACCTCGTTCACGGCGACACGGGCCGCATGCCCTACGGCTGGGGCACCTACGGCAGCCGCTCGGCGGCGGTGGGGGGCAGCGCCCTTAAGGTGGCCCTGCAGAAGATCACGGCCAAGGCCAAAAAGATCGCCGCCCACCTGCTGGAAGCCTCGGAGGAGGACGTGGAGCACGCGGACGGCGTGTTCCGCATCAAGGGTGCGCCGGACCAGGCCAAGACCTTCTTCGATGTGGCCCTGATGGCCCACCTGGCCCACAGCCTGCCCGACGGCATGGAGCCGGGGCTGGAGGCCACCGCCTTCTACGACCCCAAGAACTTCGTGTATCCGTTTGGCACGCACGTTGCGGTGGTGGAAATCGATACCGACACCGGCAAGGTGGAACTGCGCAACTACGGCTGCGTCGATGACTGCGGTCCCCTGATCAACCCGCTGATCGCCGAGGGACAGGTCCACGGAGGCATCGCCCAGGGTGCCGGGCAGGCGCTGTGGGAGGAGGGGGCCTATGACGAGGAGGGCAACCTGCTTTCCGGATCGTACATGGAGTACACCATGCCCCGCGCCGATGACCTGCCGATGTACCAGATTGACCACACCGTGACCCCCAGCCCCCACAACCCACTGGGGGTGAAGGGCATCGGTGAGGCCGGAACCATCGCCAGCAGCTCCGCCGTCGCCAACGCCGTGCTGGACGCGTTGTGGCAGGAGTGCGGCATTGAGCATCTGGACATGCCCTACACCGCCGAGAAGGTCTGGAAGGCCATTCGTGAGGCACGCGGCGAGATGGGCCAGGCTGCCGACGACTGA
- a CDS encoding (2Fe-2S)-binding protein — MQVTMTVNGKPYTRDVEPRTLLVHFLREDLNLTGTHVGCDTSQCGACTVHVDGQAVKSCTVLAVQADGLSVTTIEGLGTPADLHPLQTGFWEQHGLQCGFCTPGMIMSAAELLKHNPDPSEEEIRYHLEGNYCRCTGYHNIVKAVQHAAGMMAGGEQGRQAADD; from the coding sequence ATGCAAGTGACCATGACCGTGAACGGCAAACCCTATACCCGCGACGTGGAGCCGAGAACCCTCCTCGTCCATTTTCTGCGAGAGGACCTCAACCTGACGGGCACGCACGTCGGCTGCGACACCAGCCAGTGCGGGGCCTGCACCGTGCATGTGGACGGGCAGGCGGTCAAGAGCTGCACGGTGCTCGCCGTTCAGGCCGATGGCCTGTCGGTCACGACCATCGAGGGCCTGGGCACGCCCGCCGACCTGCACCCCCTGCAGACCGGTTTCTGGGAGCAGCACGGATTGCAGTGCGGCTTTTGCACTCCCGGAATGATCATGAGCGCCGCCGAACTCCTGAAACACAACCCCGACCCCAGCGAGGAAGAGATCCGTTACCACCTGGAGGGCAACTACTGCCGCTGCACCGGGTATCACAACATCGTCAAGGCCGTGCAGCACGCGGCGGGCATGATGGCGGGCGGCGAGCAGGGCAGGCAGGCAGCGGACGACTAA
- a CDS encoding NAD(P)/FAD-dependent oxidoreductase — MKTLILGAGYAGLAVATKLKPHPDLEVLLVEQNAFHTFETRLHEAAAHNTRVTLPLAPLLRGTGVNLEQASVEGVNLDEREVSLKDGRVLTYDTLVVGLGSVTNFYRIPGLAENATELKQLSDADDIFNFVNRVYSGEYQGNRDIVVGGAGLTGVELVTELAQRAGMLSKARGLPPFNIYLVEAGPKILPVLDDALRAKAQRTLEEYGIHVLTGHRLMQATADSVTVQTQDGEQKIITAGKIIWTGGIQARDILQGERLEKGPGGRVAVDDRLRAKGYPEVFVIGDMGLALNQEGKPVPTTAQHAGQQGRLTGKNLMRMAKGEETEAYEPTTLGEFVSLGGLMAVGWMKLPWNQKLAITGGIAHVMKRASEWRWRASID; from the coding sequence ATGAAAACCCTGATTCTCGGTGCCGGTTACGCGGGACTGGCCGTCGCCACCAAACTCAAGCCCCACCCCGACCTGGAAGTGCTGCTCGTCGAGCAAAATGCCTTCCATACCTTCGAAACCCGGTTGCACGAGGCCGCTGCGCACAACACCCGCGTGACCCTGCCCCTGGCCCCGCTGCTGCGCGGCACCGGCGTGAACCTGGAACAGGCCAGCGTCGAGGGCGTCAACCTTGACGAGCGCGAGGTCAGCCTCAAGGACGGCCGCGTGCTGACCTATGACACGCTGGTCGTGGGTCTGGGCAGCGTGACCAACTTCTACCGCATTCCCGGTCTGGCCGAGAACGCCACCGAACTCAAGCAGCTCAGCGACGCCGACGACATCTTCAACTTTGTCAACCGCGTGTACAGCGGCGAGTATCAGGGCAACCGCGACATCGTGGTGGGCGGCGCAGGCCTGACCGGCGTGGAACTGGTCACCGAACTCGCGCAGCGCGCCGGAATGCTCAGCAAGGCGCGCGGCCTGCCGCCCTTTAACATCTACCTCGTCGAGGCCGGGCCCAAGATTCTGCCCGTGCTGGACGACGCCCTGCGGGCCAAGGCGCAGCGCACCCTGGAGGAGTACGGCATTCACGTCCTGACCGGCCACCGCCTGATGCAGGCCACCGCCGACAGCGTGACCGTGCAGACGCAGGACGGCGAGCAGAAGATCATCACGGCGGGCAAGATCATCTGGACCGGCGGCATCCAGGCGCGCGACATCCTGCAGGGCGAACGGCTGGAGAAGGGCCCCGGCGGCCGCGTGGCCGTGGACGACAGGCTGCGGGCCAAGGGGTACCCGGAAGTCTTCGTGATCGGGGACATGGGGCTGGCCCTGAACCAGGAAGGCAAACCGGTGCCCACCACCGCCCAGCACGCCGGACAGCAGGGCCGCCTGACCGGCAAGAACCTGATGCGCATGGCGAAGGGTGAGGAAACCGAGGCCTACGAGCCCACCACCCTGGGCGAGTTCGTCTCGCTGGGCGGCCTGATGGCGGTCGGCTGGATGAAGCTGCCGTGGAACCAGAAGCTCGCCATCACCGGGGGCATCGCCCACGTCATGAAACGCGCCTCCGAGTGGCGCTGGCGCGCCAGCATCGACTGA
- a CDS encoding YidH family protein translates to MADDGKQDRSPGEKRTDWAERRTALAAERTFAAWGRTGLACIGGGLAVTRLLGDLEPRWALRTLALGLMVLGAMTLLFGLRTYRKSARDLESSGEHTLSVWWIGAFAAVLTVLAGIGLVLVW, encoded by the coding sequence ATGGCAGACGACGGAAAGCAGGACCGCTCGCCGGGTGAGAAGCGGACCGACTGGGCCGAGCGGCGCACCGCGCTGGCCGCCGAGCGGACCTTTGCGGCGTGGGGACGCACCGGGCTGGCCTGCATCGGCGGGGGGCTGGCCGTCACCCGCCTGCTGGGCGACCTGGAGCCGCGCTGGGCGCTGCGTACGCTGGCGCTGGGACTGATGGTCCTGGGCGCGATGACGCTGCTGTTTGGCCTGCGCACCTACCGGAAGTCGGCGCGCGACCTGGAAAGCAGCGGTGAACACACGCTCTCGGTGTGGTGGATCGGAGCCTTTGCCGCAGTCCTGACCGTGCTGGCCGGGATCGGCCTAGTGCTGGTGTGGTGA
- a CDS encoding TlpA family protein disulfide reductase, which translates to MDWPAPDDFVYGAPLDPPAQWTRPGLVMTFNLECAGCVSRGIPFLKRLHAEFGGRVHLLAVHTSHGHRALEREAVEPTLIKFARDFARLPFPVALDVSGALARAWHTEGTPHWLAFAPGGELLRSVYGSQDNAQTRLQYLLEEWAGKEGS; encoded by the coding sequence ATGGACTGGCCTGCCCCCGATGATTTCGTGTACGGCGCCCCGCTGGACCCGCCCGCGCAGTGGACCCGCCCCGGCCTGGTCATGACCTTTAACCTGGAATGCGCGGGCTGTGTCTCGCGCGGGATTCCCTTTCTCAAGCGCCTGCACGCCGAGTTTGGCGGGCGCGTGCACCTGCTGGCCGTTCACACCAGCCACGGCCACCGTGCCCTGGAGCGGGAGGCCGTCGAGCCGACGCTGATCAAATTTGCCCGCGACTTCGCCCGCCTGCCGTTTCCCGTGGCGCTGGACGTGTCGGGTGCGCTGGCCCGCGCGTGGCACACCGAGGGCACGCCGCACTGGCTGGCCTTCGCTCCCGGCGGCGAACTGCTGCGCAGCGTGTACGGCAGCCAGGACAACGCCCAGACCCGCCTGCAATACCTGCTGGAGGAATGGGCCGGGAAGGAAGGAAGTTAG
- a CDS encoding DMT family transporter, with protein sequence MTAPLAALLLALAAALDVGANVLLKRSDGFRRPLPGVLGLVLVLGAFGLLGLALQAVPLSVAYAVWGGLGIVGTALLSRRLEGAELSPTAWLGLALILGSVWLLHASGGEA encoded by the coding sequence ATGACCGCGCCGCTGGCCGCACTGCTGCTCGCGCTGGCCGCCGCACTGGATGTGGGCGCCAACGTGCTCCTCAAGCGCTCCGACGGGTTTCGCCGCCCACTACCGGGAGTGCTGGGGCTGGTCCTGGTCCTGGGGGCTTTCGGGCTGCTGGGGCTGGCTCTGCAGGCCGTGCCCCTGAGCGTCGCCTACGCGGTGTGGGGCGGCCTGGGCATCGTGGGCACGGCGCTGCTGAGCCGCAGGCTTGAGGGCGCCGAGCTGTCGCCCACCGCCTGGCTGGGGCTGGCCCTGATTCTGGGCAGCGTGTGGCTGCTTCATGCGTCGGGCGGGGAAGCTTAG
- a CDS encoding DMT family transporter, whose amino-acid sequence MRAWLALFSAIVCEVAGTLALKFFGASVPLLAAALTGGAVVASYLLLSLAFRGIPVAVAFAVWEALGLVLITVLGVWLLHERVEALQVLALGGLLLGARLLHRGTRLRPVRRRGEAI is encoded by the coding sequence ATGCGGGCCTGGCTCGCCCTGTTCTCGGCCATTGTCTGCGAAGTCGCGGGCACGCTGGCCCTCAAATTCTTTGGTGCCTCGGTGCCGCTGCTGGCTGCCGCCCTTACCGGCGGGGCTGTGGTGGCGTCGTACCTGCTGCTGTCGCTGGCCTTCCGGGGGATTCCGGTGGCGGTGGCCTTTGCGGTGTGGGAAGCGCTGGGCCTGGTGCTGATCACCGTGCTGGGCGTGTGGCTGCTCCATGAGCGCGTGGAGGCCTTACAGGTGCTCGCGCTGGGCGGCTTGCTGCTGGGGGCGAGGTTGCTGCACCGTGGAACCCGCCTGCGCCCGGTCCGCCGGAGGGGAGAAGCGATATGA
- a CDS encoding ABC transporter permease subunit, with protein MVLPQAWRVARPALGNEFVSLILGSSLASTVTLQELFAQGKYITGVTYRQFEVYAVLAVICFTLTFLLTRLVRSLERRLGRGQAGVERRVI; from the coding sequence GTGGTGCTGCCGCAGGCGTGGCGGGTCGCGCGGCCCGCACTGGGCAACGAGTTCGTCAGCCTGATCCTGGGCAGCAGCCTCGCGAGCACCGTGACCCTGCAGGAACTGTTCGCGCAGGGCAAGTACATCACCGGCGTGACCTACCGCCAGTTCGAGGTGTATGCCGTCCTGGCCGTGATCTGCTTCACGCTGACCTTCCTGTTGACCCGGCTGGTGCGCTCGCTGGAACGGCGGCTGGGGCGCGGGCAGGCGGGAGTGGAACGGCGCGTGATCTGA
- a CDS encoding MerR family transcriptional regulator translates to MNDSTRVRPDPVPGPRWTVGEVALLTRLSARTLHHYDDIGLLKPGGRSEAGYRLYTPADLARLWRVLSYRELGFPLAEIARVLDAPPGGEVEALRTQVALLRERARRAEATLQAALTYLQAAERGEGVSMTNAEFKEMFDGFNPAEHEAEARGRWGETDAYRQSAARTGRYSRADWEAVRAEMDALSARYLTLLRAGTPPGSPEARAVAADHRAHISARYYDAPPGMMRGLAQMWVADERFRRNIDRAGEGLAAYQSAAVLAWAQALEEQDTGGQ, encoded by the coding sequence GTGAACGATTCCACACGTGTCCGTCCCGACCCGGTACCCGGTCCACGCTGGACCGTGGGCGAGGTTGCGCTGTTGACCCGCCTGAGTGCCCGCACGCTGCACCACTACGACGACATTGGTCTCCTCAAGCCGGGCGGACGCAGCGAGGCGGGGTACCGGCTGTACACACCCGCCGACCTCGCGCGGCTGTGGCGGGTGCTGAGCTACCGCGAGCTGGGCTTTCCGCTGGCCGAGATTGCCCGCGTGCTGGACGCCCCGCCCGGCGGCGAGGTAGAGGCGTTGCGGACGCAGGTGGCCCTGCTTAGGGAGCGGGCACGGCGCGCCGAGGCCACCTTGCAGGCCGCCCTGACCTATCTACAGGCCGCCGAGCGCGGCGAGGGAGTGTCCATGACAAATGCCGAGTTCAAAGAGATGTTTGACGGTTTTAACCCCGCCGAACACGAGGCCGAGGCCCGCGGGCGCTGGGGAGAGACCGACGCCTACCGGCAGAGTGCTGCCCGCACCGGCCGCTACAGCCGGGCCGACTGGGAAGCGGTCCGGGCCGAGATGGACGCCCTGAGCGCCCGCTACCTGACCCTGCTGCGCGCGGGCACTCCGCCCGGTTCCCCGGAGGCGCGGGCGGTCGCCGCCGACCACCGTGCCCATATTTCCGCCCGCTACTACGACGCCCCGCCCGGGATGATGCGCGGGCTGGCGCAGATGTGGGTGGCCGACGAGCGCTTCAGGCGCAACATTGACCGGGCGGGCGAGGGGCTGGCGGCGTACCAGAGTGCGGCGGTCCTTGCGTGGGCGCAGGCGCTGGAGGAGCAGGACACGGGGGGCCAGTAA
- a CDS encoding alanine/glycine:cation symporter family protein: protein MALTATATWSAAQALAATEPVGPVTLDERVNAVVSPLSTFLSSVIFASVPVGGVPIPLIVVWLFAAAIIFTLTFRFINISGFWHGVQIAIGRYDKPDSDAPGLITHFQALTTAVSGTVGLGNIAGVAVAISLGGPGATFWMILAGLLGMSTKFVECTLGVKYREIQKDGRIDGGPMFYLRDGLAEIGKARLGRVMAAVFSVCMVFASLGGGNMFQSNQAYQQLVNATGGASSPLAGSGWLAGLVLAALVGAVILGGIRSIANVTGKLVPVMAALYILSVLVILGLNFSAIPAAFGAILSGAFSPQGVAGGVIGVMIQGIRRATFSNEAGIGSAAIAHSPVKTRRPVTEGFVGLLEPFLDTVVICTMTALAIVITGAYTQPGLSGVGITDTAFRSVAPWFGWPLTIAVVMFAYSTMISYAYYGTRAVRYLFGPSELATNIFKVVFLIFIVIGASMNLGAVIDFSDAMLFSMSIPNIIGLYFLIPVVKRELASYRADLKSGRVKPAPQNG, encoded by the coding sequence GTGGCCCTGACAGCCACAGCCACCTGGAGCGCAGCGCAGGCACTGGCCGCCACTGAACCGGTCGGGCCGGTTACCCTGGACGAACGCGTCAATGCGGTCGTGTCCCCGCTCAGCACCTTCCTGTCGTCCGTGATTTTTGCCAGCGTGCCGGTCGGCGGCGTGCCGATTCCCCTGATCGTGGTGTGGCTGTTCGCAGCGGCCATCATCTTCACGCTGACCTTCCGGTTCATCAACATCAGCGGGTTCTGGCACGGAGTTCAGATCGCCATCGGCCGCTACGACAAACCCGACAGCGACGCGCCGGGCCTGATCACGCACTTTCAGGCGCTGACCACCGCCGTGTCCGGCACGGTCGGGCTGGGCAACATTGCCGGGGTGGCGGTGGCCATCAGCCTGGGCGGTCCCGGCGCCACCTTCTGGATGATTCTGGCCGGACTGCTCGGCATGAGCACCAAGTTCGTGGAATGCACGCTGGGCGTCAAGTACCGCGAGATTCAGAAAGACGGCCGCATAGACGGCGGCCCCATGTTCTACCTGCGTGACGGCCTGGCCGAGATCGGCAAGGCCCGGCTGGGCCGCGTCATGGCCGCCGTGTTCTCCGTGTGCATGGTGTTCGCCAGTCTGGGCGGCGGCAACATGTTCCAGAGCAACCAGGCATACCAGCAGCTCGTGAACGCCACGGGCGGCGCGTCCAGTCCCCTGGCCGGCAGCGGGTGGCTGGCCGGGCTGGTCCTGGCGGCGCTGGTGGGCGCCGTGATTCTGGGCGGCATTCGCAGCATCGCGAATGTCACCGGCAAACTGGTGCCCGTGATGGCCGCGCTGTACATCCTGTCGGTGCTGGTCATTCTGGGCCTGAACTTCAGCGCCATTCCCGCCGCATTCGGCGCAATCCTGAGCGGCGCGTTCTCACCGCAGGGGGTGGCTGGGGGCGTCATCGGCGTGATGATCCAGGGCATTCGCCGCGCCACCTTCAGCAACGAGGCCGGGATCGGTTCGGCTGCCATCGCGCATAGCCCGGTCAAGACCCGCCGCCCGGTCACGGAGGGGTTTGTGGGTCTGCTCGAACCCTTCCTGGATACGGTCGTGATCTGCACCATGACGGCCCTGGCCATCGTGATTACCGGCGCGTACACCCAGCCGGGCCTGAGCGGCGTGGGCATCACGGACACCGCCTTTCGCAGCGTCGCTCCGTGGTTCGGCTGGCCGCTGACCATCGCGGTCGTGATGTTCGCATACTCCACCATGATCAGCTATGCGTACTACGGCACGCGCGCCGTGCGGTACCTGTTCGGTCCGAGCGAACTGGCGACCAACATCTTCAAGGTCGTGTTCCTGATCTTCATCGTGATCGGGGCCAGCATGAACCTGGGGGCTGTCATTGACTTCAGTGACGCCATGCTGTTCAGCATGAGCATCCCGAACATCATCGGCCTGTACTTTCTGATTCCCGTCGTGAAACGTGAGCTCGCGAGCTACCGAGCCGACCTGAAATCCGGCCGCGTGAAACCTGCTCCTCAGAACGGGTAG